The genomic window CCGGCGACCACCCGCACGCCGGCGCTCAGCCGCGGATCGGCGTCCAGGTCGATGCGGGCCTCCGGCGGCACGTTGAGTCCGCCGTGATCGGCCGTCACCAGCAGCGCGGCGTTGGCCGGCAACGCGTCGACGATCCGGGTGAGCAGCGCGTCGACGCGGGCGCCCGCCTCGTGCCAGAACGGCGATCCGATGCCGAACACATGCGCGGCGGTGTCCAGTTCGGCGGTGTAGCCGTAGATCAGACCGGGCGCCGCGCGCAGCTCGTCGATGATGTGCTGGGCGTAGTCGGCGGCCGGGTCGACCGGGCGAAAGTCGGCGCCGCGGTACGCCGCGTCGGTCAGCCCGCTGCCCAGGAAGTAGGCCGGCAGCACCGCCCGCGCGGCGACCCCGCTGCGGCTCAGCCGCTCGAACCAGGTTGGCAGCGGCTGCCATTCGGCGTACGGCGGGTCGTCGCGCCAGTGGATGTGGGTGAGCACGCGATCGGTGCCGGGCACATTGAGCGTGAAGCCCAGGATCCCGTGTTCGCCGGGCTGCGCGCCGGTACCCAGCGACACCAGGCTGCTCGGCGTGGTGGACGGGAACGTGCAGGCGAGCTCGGTCAGCCGGCCCGCGCCGCCGGTCCAGACGGACGCCAGCAACGGCGCGCTGCCCGCCAACCGCGGTAGCAGGTGCCAGCCGAGTCCGTCGACCAGGACGACCGCGACGCGATCGATCTGCTCGGTGACCGATTCCGTCAGCCCGAGCGCGTCGACCGCGCCCGGGACCCCGAGTAGGGCGGCCGCCGACGGCAGCACATCGCGGATCGAGCCGGGCACGGGCCCATGGTCCCACGCGACAGCCGCCGGTCTTAACTCTCGGCGGGTGACCACTTTTCTTCGATGCGGGCGTATCGCCAGACCAGCAGTGCGGTTGCCCAGGTGAATAGGAACAGGCCGACGACGATGAAGCCGAGGGTGTTGAGGTCCAGGCTGGCCAGCCAGTCCCAGAACGGGCCTTGCCAGCCCAGTTGGCCCGCGAATAGGTCGAGCAGTTCGACGCTGCCGATGAGCAGCGCGACTGCGATCGACAGGCCGGTGATGGCGATGTTGTAGTAGATCTTGCGCACTGGGTTGGACAGGGCCCAGCCGTAGGCGAAGTTCATGAACGAGCCGTCGATGGTGTCCAGCAGGCACATACCGGCGGTGAACAGCACGGGCAGGCACATGATGGCATACCAGGGCAGTCCGGCTGCGGCGCTGGTGCCGGCCAGTACCAGTAGTGCGATCTCGGTGGCGGTGTCAAAACCCAGGCCGAACAGCAATCCGATCGGATAGCAATGCCAGGAGCGGGTGATCGATCGGGTGAAGCGGCCGAGGGCCCGGTTGAGTAGGCCGCGATTGTTCAGATGCTGTTCGAGTTCGGCGGCCATGGTTTGGGAGTCGTAGTCGCCGCGGCGCAACCGGACAAAGGCCCGCAGGATTCCGATCAGCACCATCAGATTGAGGATGGCGATCACGTAGAGGAACACGCCCGAGACGCTGGTGCCGATCAGGCCGGTGTAGTGGTGCAGCGCCGAGGAATCGTCTTCGACCGGTCCGATGATCGCCCTGACCCCGGTTGCCAGCAGTACCGCGAGTGCGAATACGACGGTGGAGTGGCCCAGCGAGAAGAAGAACCCGACGGCTAGGGGGCGTTGCCCGTCGCTCATCAGCTTGCGGGTGGTGTTGTCGATGGCGGCGATGTGGTCGGCGTCGAATGCGTGCCGCAGGCCCAGGGTGTAGGCCGTCACCCCGATGCCGATGCCAAACGCTTTGCCGCCCAGGCTGAGCCGGGCGGGATCAACAATCAGCAGCAGGATGCCCCAGCCGATGACGTGCAGGGTGACGATCAGTGCCAGCATCACCGCAAGGCGTCGCCACTCCGGCCGCGTCAGGGCGATCCGGAATCCAGGGCGCACCACGGGCCACCACGACGACCGCCGGGCGGCTTCTCTGTGCAGCATCACGGTCCTTACTGCGTTGGGCAGACAGCGATCGACTGTAGGTTCGGTCTTACCCTGGATGCAAGTTGATTGCAGGAAGGCGGGCACTCGAGCGCGCGAACGCTGGCAATCCGCGGTATCGGGCGCAACACTGAATGCGTGACGTCGAACCCGTCGCCTCTTGATCCCGCAGTCACCGAGCGCATCGGGGAGTTTCTGCGTGCCCGCGGCCTGCGGCGAATGGCCTCGCGGATCCAGGTATTGGCGGTGCTGGAGCCCGTCAACGGGCACCTCTCGGTGGCGGAGATCCACGAACGGGTGCGCGGCTGCCTGCCCGATGGCGCCCAGCCGCCCGACGTGGCAACCATCTACCGCACAGTGACCACCCTGGTCGACCAGGGGGTGCTGCACGCGCTGACTCTCGACGACGGTGTC from Mycobacterium shigaense includes these protein-coding regions:
- the nicT gene encoding Nickel transporter NicT, with product MLHREAARRSSWWPVVRPGFRIALTRPEWRRLAVMLALIVTLHVIGWGILLLIVDPARLSLGGKAFGIGIGVTAYTLGLRHAFDADHIAAIDNTTRKLMSDGQRPLAVGFFFSLGHSTVVFALAVLLATGVRAIIGPVEDDSSALHHYTGLIGTSVSGVFLYVIAILNLMVLIGILRAFVRLRRGDYDSQTMAAELEQHLNNRGLLNRALGRFTRSITRSWHCYPIGLLFGLGFDTATEIALLVLAGTSAAAGLPWYAIMCLPVLFTAGMCLLDTIDGSFMNFAYGWALSNPVRKIYYNIAITGLSIAVALLIGSVELLDLFAGQLGWQGPFWDWLASLDLNTLGFIVVGLFLFTWATALLVWRYARIEEKWSPAES
- a CDS encoding alkaline phosphatase family protein, with protein sequence MPGSIRDVLPSAAALLGVPGAVDALGLTESVTEQIDRVAVVLVDGLGWHLLPRLAGSAPLLASVWTGGAGRLTELACTFPSTTPSSLVSLGTGAQPGEHGILGFTLNVPGTDRVLTHIHWRDDPPYAEWQPLPTWFERLSRSGVAARAVLPAYFLGSGLTDAAYRGADFRPVDPAADYAQHIIDELRAAPGLIYGYTAELDTAAHVFGIGSPFWHEAGARVDALLTRIVDALPANAALLVTADHGGLNVPPEARIDLDADPRLSAGVRVVAGEARVRYLHTEPGAAADVRAAWAELLGDRARVYSRGQAVAAGMFGPVDPRHLARIGDVVVVCSGDAAVLATAHESPEMAQLVGFHGGDTPAETAIPLIVL
- a CDS encoding Fur family transcriptional regulator, whose protein sequence is MTSNPSPLDPAVTERIGEFLRARGLRRMASRIQVLAVLEPVNGHLSVAEIHERVRGCLPDGAQPPDVATIYRTVTTLVDQGVLHALTLDDGVTTYGLATAPHHHAVCTRCASISEVPARRLSAALEHAMAGSLFSLSERAGLTLRGLCPQCQSVQAQ